In one Methylobacterium sp. SyP6R genomic region, the following are encoded:
- a CDS encoding cupin domain-containing protein gives MSDSVSDAPPKSGRFDIGAIAAALPDSATTMLVDTYLTDRPAASARVFRVYRPTPAHYHEACDEYLYVISGRGTFWIGDASDEAEFGPGQLLFFERGVVHAMPRLIEGPVVFLSVDTPRRAPTDVIFVDSSTGTAQSFMARNATPDPA, from the coding sequence ATGTCCGACAGCGTGTCCGACGCACCGCCGAAAAGCGGCCGCTTCGATATCGGGGCGATCGCCGCCGCCCTGCCGGACAGCGCGACCACGATGCTGGTCGACACCTACCTGACCGATCGGCCGGCGGCGAGCGCCCGGGTGTTTCGCGTCTACCGGCCGACGCCGGCGCATTACCACGAAGCTTGCGACGAATACCTCTACGTGATCTCCGGCCGCGGCACGTTCTGGATCGGCGACGCCTCCGACGAGGCGGAGTTCGGCCCCGGCCAACTGCTGTTCTTCGAGCGCGGCGTGGTCCACGCCATGCCGCGACTGATCGAAGGGCCGGTGGTGTTCCTCTCCGTCGACACGCCCCGGCGTGCGCCGACGGATGTGATCTTCGTCGATTCCTCGACCGGCACGGCGCAGAGCTTCATGGCCCGCAACGCGACCCCCGATCCGGCTTGA
- a CDS encoding copper chaperone PCu(A)C → MAFASFLGCVPAFAGDIDVVHAFVAPTEKVGSDVPLHLTVMNRAAEADSLLRFRCPFANFSERVTVDKGGEGPPSKRPVQTIAVKAAGETALTPEGMHVMLLQIRQPLAAGERFTCSASFRKAGSVDVPVEVRASN, encoded by the coding sequence GTGGCCTTTGCCTCGTTTCTCGGCTGTGTCCCGGCCTTCGCCGGCGACATCGACGTGGTGCACGCCTTCGTGGCCCCCACCGAGAAGGTCGGCTCCGACGTCCCGCTCCACCTGACGGTGATGAACCGCGCCGCCGAGGCCGATTCGCTGCTGCGCTTCCGCTGTCCCTTCGCGAATTTCAGCGAGCGGGTCACGGTCGACAAGGGCGGCGAGGGCCCGCCCTCGAAGCGCCCGGTCCAGACCATCGCCGTCAAGGCCGCGGGTGAGACCGCCCTGACCCCGGAAGGCATGCACGTCATGCTGCTCCAGATCCGCCAGCCGCTGGCCGCGGGCGAGCGCTTCACCTGCTCGGCGAGCTTCCGCAAGGCCGGCTCGGTGGACGTGCCGGTCGAGGTCCGCGCGTCCAACTAG
- a CDS encoding PQQ-dependent dehydrogenase, methanol/ethanol family — translation MAGTIAPAFAADGGVTQERLLNADKEDGNWIQHHKNFAGHRYSTLSQINKENVKGLKVAWTMALGGIESGGIWSHGGLEGTPIVENGMMYVTDGWGSVYKIDTHGGEGKLVWKMDPKTDREWAGAVACCGVNNRGVALWGDLVVSHTLDGRLIATNKETGQVAWQRQVADPDKGETITGAPLIVKGMAISGVGGAEYGIRGWIAATDLKTEKEVWRTHTIPGKGEPGSETWKGPNNAAVSGGGSTWVTGTYDPDTDTIVWGVGNPGPDWDNAYRPGDNLYTDSTLGLDAQTGKIKWHFQHTPNDPYDYDSVSENLLVDANGRKLAIEADRNGHAYAVDRTNGQFVWATPFVKKVTWTKGINPDTGKPFEYDPTKDVQRYNPAATPSAENKNADFCPGNMGGKNWPPTAYNPNLQYWYIPVIESCNRVTHEAMTQANLKPREFFTGGGPSQPFRITGSVTAIDVKTGKVAGKHETQFPLLGGMLATPDLVFTGEPGGGVMALDAKSLDKLWEFRTGSGVNAPPMTFTVDGKQYVAILVGLGGAWDKWFIDSTPELKNIQTGSMLYVFAL, via the coding sequence ATGGCCGGCACCATCGCCCCGGCCTTCGCCGCCGACGGCGGCGTCACGCAGGAGCGCCTGCTGAATGCCGACAAGGAAGACGGCAACTGGATCCAGCACCACAAGAACTTCGCCGGTCACCGCTACTCGACGCTGAGCCAGATCAACAAGGAGAACGTCAAGGGCCTCAAGGTCGCCTGGACGATGGCGCTCGGCGGCATCGAGTCCGGCGGCATCTGGAGCCATGGCGGGCTCGAAGGGACGCCGATCGTCGAGAACGGCATGATGTACGTCACCGACGGCTGGGGCTCGGTCTACAAGATCGACACCCATGGCGGCGAGGGCAAGCTCGTCTGGAAGATGGATCCGAAGACCGACCGGGAATGGGCCGGCGCGGTCGCCTGCTGCGGCGTCAACAACCGCGGCGTCGCGCTCTGGGGCGACCTCGTGGTCAGCCACACCCTGGACGGGCGCCTGATCGCCACCAACAAGGAGACCGGCCAGGTCGCCTGGCAGCGCCAGGTCGCCGATCCCGACAAGGGCGAGACCATCACCGGCGCGCCGCTGATCGTGAAGGGAATGGCGATCTCCGGCGTCGGCGGCGCCGAATACGGCATCCGCGGCTGGATCGCCGCCACCGACCTGAAGACCGAGAAGGAGGTCTGGCGCACCCACACCATCCCGGGCAAGGGCGAGCCGGGCTCCGAGACCTGGAAGGGCCCGAACAACGCGGCGGTCAGCGGCGGCGGCTCGACCTGGGTCACCGGCACCTACGATCCCGATACCGACACGATCGTCTGGGGCGTCGGCAATCCGGGCCCGGACTGGGACAACGCCTACCGGCCCGGCGACAACCTCTACACCGACTCGACGCTCGGCCTCGACGCCCAGACCGGCAAGATCAAGTGGCACTTCCAGCACACGCCGAACGACCCCTACGATTATGACAGCGTGTCGGAGAACCTGCTGGTCGACGCCAACGGCCGCAAGCTCGCCATCGAGGCCGACCGCAACGGCCACGCCTACGCGGTCGACCGGACCAACGGCCAGTTCGTCTGGGCGACGCCCTTCGTCAAGAAGGTGACTTGGACCAAGGGCATCAACCCCGATACCGGCAAGCCGTTCGAGTACGACCCGACCAAGGACGTGCAGCGCTACAACCCGGCAGCGACGCCTTCGGCCGAGAACAAGAACGCCGATTTCTGCCCCGGCAACATGGGCGGTAAGAACTGGCCGCCGACCGCCTACAACCCGAACCTGCAATACTGGTACATCCCGGTCATCGAGAGCTGCAACCGCGTCACCCACGAGGCGATGACGCAGGCGAACCTGAAACCCCGGGAGTTCTTCACCGGCGGCGGGCCGAGCCAGCCGTTCCGGATCACCGGCAGCGTGACGGCGATCGACGTGAAGACCGGCAAGGTCGCCGGCAAGCACGAGACCCAGTTCCCGCTGCTCGGCGGCATGCTGGCGACCCCCGATCTCGTCTTCACCGGCGAGCCGGGCGGGGGCGTGATGGCGCTCGACGCCAAGAGCCTCGACAAGCTGTGGGAGTTCCGCACCGGCAGCGGCGTCAACGCGCCTCCGATGACCTTCACGGTCGACGGCAAGCAATATGTCGCGATCCTGGTCGGCCTCGGCGGCGCCTGGGACAAGTGGTTCATCGACTCGACCCCGGAGCTGAAGAACATCCAGACCGGCTCGATGCTCTACGTCTTCGCGCTCTGA
- a CDS encoding c-type cytochrome, which produces MRKTMVPALLAGLALACAPAWAQGARTAGGEGDLAVFKKACSGCHKWHGGGGGGYGGDALSLRKTQLDKEQVAEVVRCGRPGTGMPYHLRGAYDTVKCYDSVKADMAGNMPPETAVFLRPAEIDAVATYVVTQLKGKGDPTFAECTAFFGTTSRACDVYRKKEGSDEPTVSH; this is translated from the coding sequence ATGCGGAAAACGATGGTGCCGGCTTTGCTCGCCGGCCTCGCGCTCGCCTGCGCTCCGGCCTGGGCGCAGGGCGCCCGGACGGCCGGGGGCGAGGGCGATCTCGCGGTATTCAAGAAGGCCTGCTCGGGCTGCCACAAGTGGCATGGCGGCGGCGGTGGCGGCTATGGCGGCGACGCCCTGTCCCTGCGCAAGACGCAGCTCGACAAGGAGCAGGTCGCCGAGGTGGTGCGCTGCGGCCGGCCCGGGACCGGCATGCCCTACCACCTGCGCGGCGCCTACGACACGGTGAAGTGCTACGATTCGGTGAAAGCCGACATGGCCGGCAACATGCCGCCGGAGACGGCGGTTTTCTTACGTCCGGCGGAGATCGACGCGGTGGCGACGTATGTCGTCACCCAGCTGAAGGGCAAGGGCGACCCGACCTTCGCGGAATGCACCGCCTTCTTCGGCACCACCTCCCGGGCCTGCGACGTCTACCGCAAGAAGGAGGGCTCCGATGAGCCGACCGTCTCACATTGA